The following are encoded together in the Parabacteroides chongii genome:
- a CDS encoding uroporphyrinogen decarboxylase family protein, with protein MTPRERMFALLQGKQLDKVPWFGDLDYWANSLIKRDLKPNDFITTDAYLDWHRSLGVGYYLQGHFPFKEIYHDCEVSSWTEGNCRYRKVVTPYGELRECWEYCDETFSEAPVEYLLKSEKDIPAMIYLYDHLSYEPDYVYALQRKQQVGDQGALLCYLPKSPFMHLVALEAGIVTVTMLAYSVPEQFEALLKSMKRAFDQAAQISVDSPAELLMIPENLSSEMVGGTFFEMYMKEYQTEWTTKIREAGKYSFIHMDGTLQGLLKQESLVGFSVLEALTPYPVGDMSIEEMIPLLEDSKSIFWGGIPGVYFTPHISDEEFDRHVIAVLEIMRSIPRFTLGVADQVPPDGLEYRVKRVGELVEKYGAYCIADL; from the coding sequence ATGACACCAAGAGAAAGAATGTTTGCTTTATTACAAGGCAAGCAGCTAGATAAAGTGCCTTGGTTTGGCGATTTGGATTATTGGGCTAATTCATTAATAAAGAGAGACCTTAAGCCAAATGATTTTATTACTACCGATGCCTATCTGGATTGGCATCGTTCATTAGGAGTTGGCTATTATCTTCAAGGACATTTTCCGTTTAAAGAGATATATCATGATTGTGAGGTTTCTTCGTGGACGGAAGGCAATTGCAGGTATCGTAAGGTGGTGACACCTTATGGCGAATTGAGGGAGTGCTGGGAATATTGTGATGAAACTTTTTCGGAAGCACCGGTTGAATATCTGTTGAAGTCGGAAAAGGATATACCGGCTATGATTTATCTGTACGATCATCTGAGTTATGAACCGGATTATGTCTATGCTCTGCAAAGGAAACAGCAAGTGGGAGACCAAGGAGCCCTGTTATGCTATCTGCCGAAAAGTCCTTTTATGCATTTGGTTGCACTGGAGGCTGGGATCGTAACGGTAACGATGTTGGCTTATTCGGTTCCCGAGCAGTTTGAGGCTTTGCTGAAAAGCATGAAACGTGCTTTTGATCAGGCTGCACAAATATCAGTAGATAGTCCTGCGGAATTATTGATGATCCCGGAAAATCTTTCATCAGAGATGGTAGGGGGAACATTTTTTGAAATGTATATGAAAGAATATCAGACAGAATGGACTACCAAGATCCGAGAAGCAGGTAAATATTCATTTATTCACATGGATGGTACGTTGCAAGGACTACTGAAGCAGGAGTCTTTGGTCGGCTTCTCTGTCCTGGAGGCACTTACGCCTTATCCGGTAGGGGATATGTCTATTGAAGAAATGATTCCTTTATTGGAGGATTCTAAAAGCATTTTTTGGGGAGGTATCCCCGGAGTTTATTTTACGCCTCATATCTCTGACGAAGAGTTTGATCGTCATGTTATAGCGGTACTTGAAATAATGCGTTCTATCCCTAGATTTACTTTGGGCGTGGCAGACCAGGTTCCACCGGATGGTTTGGAATATAGGGTGAAGAGGGTGGGTGAATTAGTCGAGAAGTATGGAGCTTACTGTATTGCTGACCTTTGA